TTGCACTGCTTGCTGAATCACAGCCCGATCATGGGTTGCCCCGGCAAACAGTGTCACCCGCCCACGATAGGCCTCCAGCTTAGGCAGACTGCTTTCACGGCAAACCCCCACCACTTCATAGCCCCTTTCAAGTGCCTGCTGCAACATATACTGCCCCAGCTTACCCGAAATACCAACAATACAAATTTTCATAGCCGGCTCCTTGTTTCAGTTCAGTTTCACCGTCAAACACACGCTTTTGATTCAGGTTTTAGACAAAACCAAGAAACTTACAGTGTAAGTTTGACTGATTTTAGAATAATACTTACACTGTAAGTATGTCAAGTTCAAAATCCGAAAAAAAGAAATCCGGCAAACCCCGACTCACACGCGAAAGGGTACTGCAAGCCGCTGTTCAATTGGCTGACAGCCAAGGCATCGCTGCACTCTCAATGCGCAAACTGGCTGAAACATTAGAGGTAGAAGCCATGTCGCTTTATAACCATGTCGCCAATAAGGAAGAGGTTTTGCATGGCATGGTCGAGCTGATCATGGCTGAAATTGAAAGGCCTGAACCCGGCAAAGACTGGCAGGCTGAAATTCGCAAACGGGCGCACTCTGCACATATCGCGCTCATGCGTCACCCCTGGGCCTCCCATTTGCTGGTTTCCGGCATGAATATCGGTCCGCAGATGTTGGCCTATGTCAATGCCACGCTGGGGTGTTTGCGAGAAGCGGGGTTCAGCTATGCTTTGGCCGATCGGGCCTGGAATGCAATCGACAGCCATATCTATGGTTTTACCCTACAGAAACTGAATTTTCCCCTGGAACCTTCTGAGTATGCTCAGGCCGCGTCAGGCTTTCTGCCTCTGCTCGCCGAGGCTGATTTA
Above is a genomic segment from bacterium (Candidatus Blackallbacteria) CG13_big_fil_rev_8_21_14_2_50_49_14 containing:
- a CDS encoding TetR family transcriptional regulator, producing the protein MSSSKSEKKKSGKPRLTRERVLQAAVQLADSQGIAALSMRKLAETLEVEAMSLYNHVANKEEVLHGMVELIMAEIERPEPGKDWQAEIRKRAHSAHIALMRHPWASHLLVSGMNIGPQMLAYVNATLGCLREAGFSYALADRAWNAIDSHIYGFTLQKLNFPLEPSEYAQAASGFLPLLAEADLPYLKALTEMVSTGQHKGLHDFSFGLELLLEGLEKLRLAQTETEDSAL